Proteins encoded in a region of the Tautonia rosea genome:
- a CDS encoding c-type cytochrome domain-containing protein: MRMRSTFPPLLCLLLTVGATTVTQARQLEVNVPERDEPVSYITELIDILDVRCAGCHNSALAENDLNMEEVAGMLKGGTSGPSIVPGKAEESLLFQMAAHTVEPFMPPVEKNLEPMTPDELGLLKLWIDQGAKDDTEEMMAELEAADAAIELGALPPGVNPVLAVDLTGDGNDLAVGRANVVQVFDAKTGQEVITLGGHQDLIQSIRFSRDGKRLAAGSYRIVTVWNAPTSELARSFGGLGATVNAIASPQDGSTVVAVLEDGSIRVADATTDAEIRTIGPAEGGALRSVALASEAGVIATGGADGVIRLWTLEDGAAIGNHKGHEGAIHALAFVGLDAKQLASAGEDGAVRIWSLPEGPGAGFPEGAEPVERTGHEGAVRALAVTPDGSAVISGGQDGTVRIWSVEGDGEPRTIAAHEGAVQTLACSPNGATIVSGGADGSARLWSLADGAAGSVVNAHDGGVRAVAVSPSGDRIATAGANGLKVWEADTGVGVVAFGHVNAEDPTKVSAVNALAFAGDGRVVSGSEDQGMNVWTFEGQWSLHTTLEPHVFRVLAIDFSPDGKLIATGGGEPAGSGEVKLWDAETGNLLLDLPELHSDTVFGVKFRPDGTSLATGAADKFVRVVAIPSGERLKAFEGHTHHVMSVDWNAEGTQLVSGGADNVLKFWDYENGEQLRTSQAVGSQVTSVRWVPGKNEAIGASGDKTVRLFNVENGRIQRGFSGPTDYVYSVATSADGSIVAAGDDTGAIFLWKGADGALIRKIEPFSGARPEPSLTAGREE; this comes from the coding sequence ATGCGAATGCGATCGACGTTCCCCCCCCTGCTCTGCCTGCTCTTGACCGTTGGCGCGACGACCGTGACTCAGGCCCGACAGCTTGAGGTGAACGTGCCGGAACGGGACGAGCCGGTGAGTTACATCACGGAATTGATTGACATTCTTGATGTTCGCTGCGCAGGGTGCCACAACTCGGCATTGGCAGAAAATGATCTGAACATGGAAGAGGTCGCCGGGATGCTCAAGGGGGGCACCAGCGGGCCCTCGATCGTGCCGGGCAAGGCCGAGGAAAGCCTGCTCTTTCAGATGGCCGCGCATACGGTCGAGCCGTTCATGCCGCCGGTCGAGAAGAACCTGGAGCCGATGACTCCCGATGAGCTGGGCCTGCTGAAGCTCTGGATCGACCAGGGGGCGAAGGACGACACCGAGGAGATGATGGCCGAGTTGGAGGCGGCAGACGCAGCGATCGAGCTGGGGGCCTTGCCGCCGGGGGTGAACCCGGTGCTGGCGGTTGATCTGACCGGAGACGGCAACGATCTGGCGGTCGGGCGGGCGAACGTGGTGCAGGTCTTCGACGCGAAAACAGGTCAGGAAGTGATTACGCTCGGAGGGCATCAGGATCTCATTCAGTCGATCCGCTTTAGCCGAGACGGGAAACGGCTCGCGGCAGGAAGCTATCGGATCGTGACCGTCTGGAATGCACCGACGAGCGAACTGGCCAGAAGCTTCGGCGGGCTGGGCGCGACGGTCAATGCGATCGCGTCGCCGCAGGATGGTTCCACCGTGGTTGCGGTTTTGGAAGACGGTTCGATCCGCGTGGCCGACGCGACCACGGATGCGGAAATCCGCACGATTGGCCCGGCCGAAGGAGGAGCGTTGCGATCGGTGGCGCTGGCGAGCGAGGCCGGGGTGATTGCCACCGGAGGAGCTGACGGGGTGATCCGCCTGTGGACGCTGGAGGACGGCGCGGCGATCGGGAATCACAAGGGACACGAGGGAGCAATTCACGCATTAGCATTTGTCGGACTGGATGCCAAGCAACTGGCCTCGGCGGGTGAGGACGGCGCGGTTCGGATCTGGTCCTTGCCCGAAGGGCCGGGGGCCGGATTCCCGGAGGGGGCCGAACCGGTCGAACGGACCGGGCATGAGGGGGCCGTGCGGGCTCTGGCGGTGACGCCGGACGGGTCGGCGGTGATCTCGGGGGGCCAGGACGGAACGGTCCGGATCTGGTCGGTCGAAGGGGACGGGGAACCGCGGACGATCGCCGCGCACGAGGGGGCGGTGCAGACGTTGGCCTGCTCTCCGAATGGTGCCACGATTGTCAGTGGTGGCGCGGACGGGTCGGCGCGCCTCTGGTCGCTGGCCGACGGGGCCGCGGGGTCAGTCGTGAACGCCCATGACGGTGGCGTTCGCGCGGTGGCCGTTTCCCCGTCGGGAGATCGGATCGCCACGGCCGGAGCCAATGGCTTGAAGGTCTGGGAGGCGGACACGGGCGTGGGCGTGGTGGCTTTCGGTCACGTCAACGCAGAGGACCCGACCAAGGTGTCGGCCGTGAACGCCCTGGCGTTTGCGGGAGACGGCCGGGTCGTCTCGGGATCCGAAGATCAAGGCATGAACGTCTGGACGTTCGAGGGGCAATGGTCGCTGCACACGACGCTCGAACCGCATGTCTTCCGGGTGCTGGCGATCGACTTCAGCCCCGATGGCAAGCTCATTGCCACCGGAGGCGGCGAGCCGGCGGGGTCGGGCGAGGTGAAGCTTTGGGACGCGGAGACGGGCAACTTGCTGCTGGATCTGCCGGAGCTGCACAGCGACACGGTCTTCGGCGTGAAGTTCCGCCCCGACGGGACGAGCCTGGCCACCGGCGCGGCCGACAAGTTCGTGCGGGTGGTGGCCATTCCTTCGGGAGAGCGGCTCAAGGCGTTTGAAGGACACACGCACCACGTCATGAGCGTCGACTGGAACGCCGAAGGGACGCAGCTCGTCAGCGGCGGGGCCGACAATGTGTTGAAGTTCTGGGATTATGAGAACGGCGAGCAGTTGCGGACCTCGCAAGCCGTGGGCAGCCAGGTCACGTCGGTCCGCTGGGTGCCGGGCAAGAACGAGGCGATTGGGGCCTCGGGCGACAAGACCGTTCGCTTGTTCAACGTTGAGAACGGCCGCATTCAACGCGGGTTCAGCGGGCCAACGGATTACGTCTACAGTGTCGCCACCTCGGCCGACGGCTCGATCGTCGCCGCGGGAGACGACACGGGGGCCATCTTCCTTTGGAAGGGGGCCGATGGGGCGTTAATCCGGAAGATCGAGCCGTTCTCGGGGGCGCGGCCGGAGCCGTCGTTGACGGCGGGCCGGGAGGAATAA
- a CDS encoding PPC domain-containing protein, which translates to MSRSCPKGPEHGSRRLRWLAPMMLAAGIGLGLGVSSVEGQMPKHRLDVVFPPGGTRGEAVEVRLGGAEMESASGLWFDHPGITTERVEGDASPPRFRVTIGPEVPLGLHDVRVVGPLGVSNPKAFVVGQRPEGIEQEPNNGPAEAGGMTVGQVVNGQIDGATDVDWFAFEGKADQRVLIDLAAVRIDSRLDGEVRLYDAEGRELAYGHGTVGRDPLIDTVLPGDGTYRVEVRDVIYAGSPQHVYRLTVHEGPHVDAVVPSAVDAGATVEVTLLGRNLGGEPSGTVLPDGQSLERLTVSVTVPPELQIDPDRPGVGLDASPGGGTAGFWHVHETDRGAADPVFLAEAMGPVVVEEGPSDHDDPMVIAPPIDLSGDFREVDDEDVYRFEATKGQVWMIEVWADRIGSPVDATLLVQRVMGDGSLRDILEGDDQGDPGTGNRFGTGTVDPVVRFEAPEDGTYVITVGDLYNAREVDPTAVYRLVVRPQQPDYRLFVAPNDPGNPEGLTLWSGGRSVAYVLAHRFDGMAGPIRVEAEGLPAGVSSDPVVIAANQVQAPMIFSASAGAPPKLGTVRLVGRRLGADGEPVDEPPRVAVAGTITRPPPGGNAPTPARVTRGLVMALRPEAATRLSVVPNAVTVPQGGSFELTARISRSEGVQGEFPITPDALPNNLAIANTKIEAEKDAVAVPVTVAENVEPGVYTIFLRAGGKATVPDPRNPEATMEANLSEPSNPIILTVRPKEQ; encoded by the coding sequence ATGAGCCGATCCTGCCCGAAGGGGCCCGAGCACGGGTCCAGACGATTGCGGTGGCTTGCGCCGATGATGCTCGCGGCAGGGATCGGGCTGGGGCTGGGGGTATCGTCGGTCGAGGGGCAGATGCCGAAGCATCGGCTCGATGTCGTGTTTCCGCCGGGAGGGACGCGGGGCGAGGCGGTGGAGGTGCGTCTGGGGGGGGCGGAGATGGAGTCGGCCTCGGGGCTCTGGTTCGATCATCCGGGGATCACCACGGAGCGGGTTGAGGGGGATGCTTCGCCACCGAGGTTCCGGGTGACGATCGGTCCTGAGGTGCCGCTGGGCTTGCACGATGTGAGGGTGGTCGGCCCGTTGGGGGTGAGCAACCCGAAGGCGTTTGTGGTGGGGCAGCGGCCTGAGGGGATCGAGCAGGAGCCGAACAACGGGCCGGCCGAGGCGGGGGGGATGACGGTTGGTCAGGTGGTCAACGGTCAGATCGACGGGGCGACGGATGTGGACTGGTTCGCCTTCGAAGGGAAGGCGGATCAACGGGTGCTGATTGATCTGGCCGCGGTGCGGATCGACAGCCGCCTGGATGGAGAGGTCCGGCTGTACGACGCCGAGGGGCGGGAGCTGGCGTACGGGCACGGGACGGTCGGGCGCGATCCGCTGATCGACACGGTCTTGCCAGGGGATGGGACGTATCGGGTCGAGGTGCGGGATGTGATTTACGCAGGATCACCGCAGCATGTGTATCGCTTGACGGTGCATGAGGGGCCGCACGTCGATGCCGTCGTGCCGAGCGCGGTGGATGCGGGAGCGACGGTGGAGGTCACGTTGCTTGGCCGGAACCTGGGAGGGGAGCCGTCGGGGACCGTGTTGCCGGATGGGCAATCGCTGGAACGCCTGACCGTGTCGGTGACGGTGCCGCCGGAGTTGCAGATCGACCCTGATCGCCCCGGCGTTGGTCTGGACGCCAGTCCGGGAGGGGGAACCGCGGGGTTCTGGCATGTTCATGAGACCGATCGAGGAGCGGCCGATCCGGTGTTTCTGGCCGAGGCGATGGGTCCGGTGGTGGTCGAGGAGGGTCCGAGCGACCATGACGATCCGATGGTGATTGCGCCGCCGATCGACCTTTCGGGTGACTTCCGGGAGGTGGACGACGAGGACGTGTACCGGTTCGAGGCGACGAAGGGTCAGGTCTGGATGATCGAGGTTTGGGCCGATCGGATCGGGTCGCCTGTGGATGCGACCTTGCTGGTGCAGCGGGTCATGGGCGACGGCTCGCTTCGGGACATTCTTGAGGGGGATGACCAGGGGGACCCCGGCACGGGCAACCGCTTCGGCACGGGGACGGTCGACCCGGTGGTGCGGTTCGAGGCGCCGGAAGACGGGACGTATGTGATCACCGTCGGCGACCTGTACAACGCTCGGGAGGTGGACCCGACGGCCGTGTATCGGCTGGTCGTGCGTCCGCAGCAGCCGGATTATCGGTTGTTTGTGGCGCCGAACGATCCGGGGAATCCGGAGGGGTTGACGCTATGGAGCGGGGGGCGATCGGTGGCCTATGTGCTGGCGCATCGATTTGATGGGATGGCCGGTCCGATCCGGGTCGAGGCGGAGGGGTTGCCGGCGGGGGTGTCGAGCGATCCGGTGGTGATTGCGGCGAATCAGGTCCAAGCGCCGATGATCTTCAGTGCGTCGGCCGGAGCGCCGCCGAAGCTGGGAACTGTTCGGCTGGTAGGGCGTCGGCTGGGAGCCGACGGCGAACCGGTGGACGAACCGCCTCGCGTGGCAGTGGCGGGGACGATTACCCGGCCTCCTCCGGGGGGGAATGCCCCGACCCCGGCTCGGGTGACGCGAGGGCTGGTGATGGCCTTGCGTCCCGAGGCGGCGACCCGGCTCTCGGTGGTTCCGAACGCGGTGACGGTGCCGCAGGGCGGGTCGTTCGAGCTGACGGCACGGATCTCCCGGAGCGAGGGGGTGCAAGGGGAGTTTCCGATCACTCCCGACGCCTTGCCGAATAATCTGGCGATCGCAAATACCAAGATCGAGGCGGAGAAGGACGCGGTCGCGGTGCCGGTAACGGTGGCCGAGAACGTGGAGCCGGGTGTTTATACGATTTTCCTTCGCGCCGGGGGGAAGGCGACCGTGCCCGACCCGCGCAATCCTGAAGCGACGATGGAGGCGAACCTGAGTGAGCCGTCGAACCCGATCATCTTGACCGTCCGTCCCAAGGAGCAATGA
- a CDS encoding mandelate racemase/muconate lactonizing enzyme family protein gives MPRSSTNPAGLLDRRRFLGASGLALAATLAGTGPRAWARSRAKGTDFRVEKVDRTTVRIPFRETPGRALAREIPHWDHFEIVEVTLGSGHVGFGESMLYYSWGVTGDDDAARVLGKNAASLMWDDSLGSGLQQALFDAVARGLDVPLHRLLGEQVHDTTPVSWWNIDIPPADWVSECQEAYAQGYRAMKTKGRPWFDIWACADAVRDTIPTDFKIGVDFNDTLLTAEQGIPILKDLEQTPQIGIFETPIPQSDVEGNVRIRNEIEIPIALHYGTPRPAVVIKRDVCDGFVAGGGASRLIDTNAVAATAGLPFWLQLVGSDITAAWSLHCGAVLSNATWPAVNCHQLFAARLLTNPILLTEGYAPIPTGPGLGFELDRDALDRYRIEKPAERPDPPRLIETTWPDGRRLYTANTGRVNFMLSAANAGQIPYFERGVDSRLLPDDGSDAWRTRYNRARSDGPFLER, from the coding sequence ATGCCCCGATCCTCAACCAATCCCGCCGGCCTCCTCGACCGCCGCCGCTTCCTCGGCGCCTCCGGCCTGGCGCTGGCGGCCACGCTTGCCGGCACTGGACCGCGGGCCTGGGCCCGTTCCCGGGCGAAGGGGACCGACTTCCGGGTCGAGAAGGTCGACCGCACCACCGTCCGCATCCCGTTTCGCGAGACCCCCGGCCGCGCCCTCGCCCGCGAGATCCCCCACTGGGACCACTTCGAGATCGTCGAGGTCACGCTCGGCTCCGGCCACGTCGGCTTCGGCGAGTCGATGCTCTACTACTCCTGGGGCGTCACCGGAGACGACGACGCCGCCCGGGTGCTCGGCAAGAATGCCGCCTCGTTGATGTGGGACGACTCCCTCGGCTCCGGCCTGCAACAGGCCCTCTTCGACGCCGTCGCCCGAGGGCTCGACGTCCCCTTGCACCGATTGCTCGGCGAGCAGGTCCACGACACCACCCCCGTCTCCTGGTGGAACATCGACATCCCCCCCGCCGACTGGGTCAGCGAGTGCCAGGAGGCCTACGCCCAGGGCTACCGCGCGATGAAGACCAAGGGCCGCCCCTGGTTCGACATCTGGGCCTGCGCCGACGCGGTCCGCGACACCATCCCCACCGACTTCAAGATCGGCGTCGACTTCAACGACACCCTCCTCACCGCCGAACAGGGCATCCCAATCCTCAAGGACCTGGAGCAGACCCCCCAGATCGGCATCTTCGAGACCCCCATCCCCCAGTCCGACGTCGAGGGGAACGTCCGAATCCGCAACGAGATCGAGATCCCGATCGCCCTGCACTACGGCACCCCCCGGCCTGCCGTCGTCATCAAGCGAGACGTCTGCGACGGCTTCGTCGCTGGCGGCGGGGCCAGCCGCTTGATCGACACCAACGCCGTGGCTGCCACCGCCGGACTCCCCTTCTGGCTCCAGCTCGTCGGCTCCGACATCACCGCCGCCTGGTCACTGCACTGCGGCGCCGTGCTCAGCAACGCCACCTGGCCGGCGGTCAACTGCCACCAGCTCTTCGCCGCCCGGCTCTTGACCAATCCGATCCTCCTCACCGAAGGCTACGCCCCCATCCCCACCGGCCCCGGCCTCGGCTTCGAACTCGACCGCGACGCCCTCGACCGATACCGGATCGAGAAGCCCGCCGAACGTCCCGACCCCCCCCGCCTGATCGAGACCACCTGGCCCGACGGCCGACGCCTCTACACCGCCAACACCGGCCGCGTCAACTTCATGCTCTCCGCCGCCAACGCCGGCCAGATCCCCTACTTCGAGCGCGGCGTCGATTCCCGCCTCCTCCCCGACGACGGCTCCGACGCCTGGCGCACCCGCTACAACCGCGCCCGATCCGACGGGCCCTTCCTCGAACGCTGA
- a CDS encoding MarC family protein, with amino-acid sequence MIDFARSTILLLLLLNPFLVIVYLTEIVHKLNKQVFCRVLIRAGLIAGIVFCGFAMMGDAIFGDLLQVEFASFQIFGGIVILLIGLQFVFRGPTAIELLRGEPEHLAGAVAMPVLIGPGTISASVVIGKRLDPLPACAAIWIAVVTCLSTMALLKVLHDYVRPHRESLIRRYIEIAGRITALYLGTVAVEMIMKGARTWTANF; translated from the coding sequence ATGATCGATTTTGCCAGGTCCACCATCCTCCTGCTCTTACTCCTCAACCCATTCCTTGTAATTGTATATCTGACAGAGATCGTTCATAAGCTAAACAAACAGGTGTTCTGTCGTGTCCTGATTCGGGCGGGATTGATCGCCGGGATCGTCTTCTGCGGATTTGCCATGATGGGAGACGCCATCTTCGGCGATCTCTTGCAGGTGGAATTCGCGTCCTTTCAGATCTTTGGCGGGATCGTCATCCTCCTCATCGGCCTCCAGTTCGTCTTCCGCGGGCCGACGGCCATCGAACTCCTCAGGGGCGAACCCGAGCACCTCGCAGGAGCCGTCGCCATGCCCGTGCTCATCGGGCCGGGGACCATCAGTGCGAGCGTCGTCATCGGCAAGCGGCTCGATCCCCTCCCCGCCTGCGCCGCGATCTGGATCGCCGTCGTGACCTGCCTCAGCACGATGGCGCTGCTCAAGGTCCTGCACGACTACGTCCGTCCGCACCGCGAGTCGCTCATCCGGAGATACATCGAGATCGCCGGACGCATCACCGCCCTCTACCTGGGGACGGTCGCCGTTGAGATGATCATGAAGGGCGCCCGCACCTGGACCGCGAACTTCTGA
- a CDS encoding choice-of-anchor K domain-containing protein: protein MHRTMLLRLLAVFAMMAIAPSTYASLSIEGTTAGTFINPSPSTATTTGVGTSSFTWGIGAPPPPSSLEFTATPFDTFTESEFKVGTLRYYNGTIQGGSGADTVDLKIDLNFTTPPAGTKSFEFTLELINTPNTGNAEDSADFVLLPTLFPTTIFTIDGIPYTLKLLGFRNVVGDGFLESDSTQFHVLENRSASAELWGVVTADLIPGLAVPEPSTWAMGLTGMVLSLGYTLSRRRPARI, encoded by the coding sequence ATGCATCGAACGATGTTATTGCGATTGCTCGCTGTGTTTGCCATGATGGCCATCGCCCCTTCGACTTATGCCTCGCTCTCGATCGAAGGCACGACGGCAGGGACGTTTATCAACCCAAGCCCAAGTACCGCAACGACCACCGGCGTCGGTACCAGTTCGTTCACCTGGGGGATCGGGGCGCCCCCTCCCCCGAGCAGCCTCGAATTCACGGCAACCCCGTTTGATACCTTCACTGAGTCTGAGTTCAAGGTCGGCACATTGAGGTATTACAACGGAACGATTCAAGGTGGTTCGGGGGCGGACACCGTCGATCTGAAAATCGACTTGAACTTTACGACACCTCCGGCCGGAACGAAGAGCTTCGAGTTCACCCTTGAACTGATCAACACACCGAACACGGGGAATGCGGAAGATTCGGCCGACTTCGTGCTCCTCCCAACCCTGTTTCCCACAACGATTTTCACCATCGACGGAATCCCGTACACCCTGAAGTTGCTCGGGTTCCGTAATGTCGTTGGGGACGGCTTCCTCGAATCCGACAGTACTCAGTTCCACGTCCTCGAAAACCGTTCTGCCTCCGCAGAGCTCTGGGGCGTGGTAACGGCGGATTTGATTCCCGGGCTTGCCGTTCCCGAGCCGTCGACCTGGGCAATGGGCCTGACCGGCATGGTCCTCAGTCTCGGCTACACGCTGTCGCGGCGCCGACCTGCCCGCATCTGA